The DNA region GATCGCCAGCGGGACCATGTTTATCTATATCGAACTGCAGGCCGACGCTGCACAAGGTATTGGTCGAATAGGGGTGGTTGTTGAACGGAATAATCCACAGCCATCCGCCTTCGAACATGTGGTGCAGCGTGCTCTGGGAGAGCGGAGTCGGCGAACCGGTTACGTCCGTTGAGGCGATGACGTCTTCATACAGTTTGACGCCTGTCATATGGGTGAACAACGAACGCGTGCGGCTCTGCATCTCACGCGCACCCTCGCGCAGGCCAAACTTATCGGCAACCGGTGAACGATAGCCTGCGGCATCCACGACGTACTTAACTTTTATCTGCTCTTTTCCCAGATCCAGCAGCATCCCGTCGCCGGTTTCTTCAATCGACTGGATGCGGGTTTGCTGGCGAATATCGGCCCCCAGACGTGCGGCCAGCGCCAGATAATAGGCATCAATATCCTGACGGAACAGATGTGCTTCCGGCGACAATACCGGTGTCGACACAACGTCCTGGGGATTATGCGCTTTATTCTTACCGTTCCACGCAAAGCTGAACGCCAGTTTAATACCGGCGCTCGACGTACCAATATTTTCCATCAGCGCGTGAATTTCCCCCGGCCACGCCAGCTCGGGAATATTGTACTGACGCGCCAGAATTTTCAACAGTACAGCGCTTTCCGGCACCATCGATTCCCCGACGGCAAAGCGAGGATGTGTACCGGCATCAATAATTACCACGTTTACTTTCTGTTTTGCCAGAATAGCGCCGAGCATGGTTCCTGCAATACCGCTCCCGATGATGGCCACATCATAATGACTTTGTTTCATTGCTTTACCCTTTATAATATTACTGAGTGACTAACTGAGTTGTTATTTCGATTTCATGTTCACGCGTGTGATCTGCCTGAATCAGAAAAAGCCAGGTTGCCTGTTGTGTTAACCATTCTCTCGCCAGAGACAGGGCAATTTCTTTGCCGGTGCGCTGCGGCATTGTCAGTACCATGGTGGGTCCCTGAAAGCGATAGCGCGTACAGCAAATAGAAATAGGTGCCCCAACATTGGCATTAATAAAATCGACCGGAGAGACGCGCGATTTTATTGCCATGTCATGAATAATTTTCTCACTGGTATTCACCGGGAATGCCGTGCCAAACTGAATAATCCCGACGCTCTCAAGATGATTATTCAGCAATGCCTGGTGCCGTTGATAAAGTTCATCAACAGTAAACAGCACGTTTAAAGACAATGGGTCGGCTGTTTTTAGCCCCCGGCGCAAGGTCTCATCTAAATCTGACCAGATTAATGAGCGTGCGGTACTCGTAGAAACGATCTTCATTAGCTGCCCCACCTTTTACATTACGGTAAATATCAGGCAGGTGTTGAAACCACCAAACCCAATCGTCATGCTTAATCCCGTCTTTCCCGTTAAGGGCTGAGGCTGCGCGGCAGGTAAATTAAAACGCAGGCCTTCAATTGGCTTTTTCAGTTCATAGACCGGAGGGATCGTGCCCGCATTGAGGCTATGAATGAGCGCGATGGCTTCCAGCGCCCCTGTCGCCCCCAGGGTATGGCCAAAATTGCCCTTCGTCGCGAAGACCCAGGGACGATGTGTGAAAAACTGGTTATAGGCATTGCTTTCAACCCGATCGTTGGTCAGGGTGCCCGAACCGTGCGCATTAATCAGCGCAATATCGCCAGGCTCAAGTCCCGCCTGCGTCAGGACACGCTGCAGTGCCAGGCGGATGCCATTGCCTTGCTCATCCGGCGCGGTCAAGCCTGCCGCATCGTTAGACGCACCAGCACCGACAAGCCTTGCCAGCACGCGTGGTGCAGAGCCGCCTTCTCGTTGCAGCACCAGAAAACCGGCCCCTTCTCCGAGAATAGTTCCTTCGTGTGTAGCATCGAACGATTTCAGGGTAGAAAGTGAGAGCGTGCCTAATGCGCTATGGGCCAGACGTTTTGAATCAGTAAGAATATCGGCACCGCCGCATACGCACAGATCGGCTTGCCCCGTCGCAATTAAATGCGCCCCCAAAAGAAGAGCATCCGAGCCCGAGGAACAGGCGGTAGAGAGGGCTATTCCTTCCATTCCCAGCGACTCCGCCACCTCGTTGACCCAGCCGTCGAGAGGCTCCCGCCAAAACGCCTCGCTGTCGAGGCGGAATCCCAGACTGGTTCCGACAATTAAAAAGCGTCGCTCCTCCGGCACAGGTTCTGCTGCCCCCGAATCCTCGAGCGCCCGGCGGGCCGTGCGTTTCGTCAGCCCAATCAATTTTTCGCGCATTTCGGCAGGCCATTCACCCGGCAGCATGGCGGCCAGATCGGTACGCAAGCTTCGATCCGATGGCGCAGGCGCAATACCGGTTTGTTTTTCCAGTAAGGTCTGGAAAACATCCTCGATACGATCGCCAGACGCAGTTGTCCATCCCATGCCGACAACATTGGCGACATACGTTGTAGTAGTCATCATTTTTCCTTTACCGCAAAATAGTACGATAAGCTGGTTAAAGTGAATTAACGATATATCAGTAGAACGTGCGCAAAAACTCGTTTAAAGGTTTATCTTCAAGCGGAGAGGGAAAGAAATTATCTTTAATCTCGCCTGCCGCTAATTCTATCCTTCGTTGATAGGGTTCTTTTTGTAGCCAGCGTGGGCTTTCAATAAAATCAAATGCGATATCTGTTGCATCAAATCCTTCCAGCTCGGCAGGCTTAACCACTTTCCTTCTTTTACGGTCAAGAACCTGTGCATAAGCAGAAATATCAAAATAGCGAATCCGCTCATCTTCCACCACTGCATTAATACAATGCCAGGGGCGAGGTAAATAAAGGTAATTCACAAAGATATTTCGAAGAGAATACACTGGCCTGGTGATTATCTGGCTATACAGTATTGCCGACACGTCGGCCATTTCCGAGCAAAAGCAGGGCAAGCGCTGTGTTTTCTCCAGCATTTCACGAAGATAATCCTGAGGCGTCAGGTTACGTATAACCTCGTCGCGAAAATGCTCGTAGCGTGAAATATAATAATCCCAGTGCTCCTCAGGGAATTTGAGGCGAACGATGTCTGCCGGCCATGTCTCAAACACGTCGGATTCCTGAAGGACATGACACATTGTTTTTGGAACTTCACGTAAAATATCATCAAGGTTCGCCAGGTGATATTTTTCAATGACCGCCCGCGCCAGTTCCCGAAGTTCATCATGCATAACATAACCTTACTTATATTGTGTTAAGGAAGCCGCGCCGCAATAAACAAAGTTTATATTACGCGGCCGCTCGTGGCGTTTGAGCTTTTTCAACAGGCTGGCACTGTGCTGCTGGCAATTGGTTTCATTGATCACTGATTCATCGCAGGTCAAAACAATATCGAACCCCGCAATTTGATCCCCTTCATTGACAATGTGGGTCTTGCAGGTCATCACCCCTTTTATTTCCCGGCACAGCTGCTTAACGGCGCCGATATTGACTTTCTCGTCCCTGATGACAATGAAATCACTGATTCTGCCTTTGAAAAACAGGAACCCATCCGCGTCCTGGAAGAAGATGTCTCCGGTGCGAAGCCAGCGTTTGCCATCAAGCTCAATGAACGTTTGTCGGTTACCGCGCCCAATGCGCTTGACGAGGAGCGTATCAGAACTAATGAGCAACTCTCCCTGCCCGTCCTGGCCGTCTGCACCTGGCAGGATACGCACTTCCGTCTGGTCAATAGGACGTCCGGCTGACGCATAATATCCTCTCCCCAGCAGATGAGCCGGGCAAGTCGACACCCGCGGTCCGGCCTCACTGATGCCATAAGTCAGATATAACTCAAGCCATGGCTGTCGGACTAAAAAGGCTTCCACCTCATTCGGCGCAGCCAGATCGCCCCCAATCGTCAGTTTATTTAACCCCGGCGGAAGCGTTGTTTCCCAGGCGTTCAACTGTCGCAGCAAGACCGGAGTAAGCGAACTGAGGGTCACGCCGTATCGCTGTAAATCATCCAGATAATGGGGGACAGAAAACGGAGGTCCACTAATAACAATTTCGCAGCCCGTCTCCAGGGCAGCAATCATCTGGGCAACCAGCGCGGTGGAATAGCACATCGGCAAACTGATCAATACCCTGTCGCTGGCGCTCATGCCGATACTTTTGGCATGGCGCAGCGCGTTACGCCGCAGCGAATCAAAATGATGGACACAGCCGCTGCTGAACGACGACGACGTGCCGGACGTGGCTATCACGACCTGCCCCGGCTGTGTCTGTACGGGTCCGCCATCACGGCATTTTCCCACCTGCCAACGCCCGAGGGGTTCGGCTTCGCTTACGCCCAGCTCCTGCCATCGTCCTGGCTGAACCGGCGTACGCACCAGCGCCCCCGCCGCAAAGTCCTCAAGCATCTGCAGGATGCGTTCTGCTGGCGTGAGCGGCGGGATCAGCGCAGGCACAAAGCCGCTGTTGAGGACAGCAAAGAACATATACATCAAGTCCGGGCAGTTCGGCATCGCTATCAGCACCACCCGACCGGGTTCCAGACTCTGCCGCTGCCAGTAATCGACATAGTATTGATAACTCTCTCCTTCAGTGCCGCTGGTCCCCACCGCAGACGTTGCCTGCACCGGAGAAAATAAACCGGCAGGCTCATAGGGAACAAATGCGGCACATTCTTCTGCTCGCGTTAACATTCTCAGGCTCCAAGCTTATTCATAATGAAACGCGAAAGGGTTTGGCACGAATAAAAATTCGCGGGCGAAAACTCTTTATCTTCAACTTTAATATTAAATTCTTCCTCACACTGGAAGCGTAATTCTACAAATCCAATAGAATCCATTCCTACCATTGAGGCGAGACCGGTCTCGTCAGCAATATCTTCGCGCTCGACGTCCAGACCAATACGGTCGGCGATAATTTCTTTAATACGATCGACAATTACAGGCATATCCAGTTTCATAATTTTACCCTTTAATGTTTTCAAGTGTTTTATTTACTACAGCGGAAGATGATTCTTTATTTAACCAACGTAATATTGGCGGCGTGGTTGCCGTTACCACGAGCGCCACGATGACCATAATGGAGTAGACGCGTTGTGAAATTAGATGCAATTCGAGCCCGATAGACAGCACAACCAGCTCCATCAGGCCACGCGTATTCATGAGCGCGCCAATCATGGAGGCTTCACGAAGCGTATAGCCTGAAATACGCGCCCCGAGCAGAGCACCACTGAATTTGGTGATAAATGCCAGTAAGGTGAAACCGATTATCCAGGCAATATCCTGCGTTGCCATACTGAAGTCGAAATGCGTTTTCAGACCGGCACTGACAAACAACACGGGAAGTAAAAGATAGTGCATGAAACCGTTCATGCTCGCATGCCATTGCTTCGCTAACCCGGGGATCCGCGCAAACATGCTGCCCGCCAGCAAGGCACCGAAACCACTGTGCAGGTGAAGGTACTCCGCTCCCCACGCGCTGACCAAAATCCAAAAAATGATCGCCGGAAATCTCATCTCCGGCTTGTGCGCATACCGATTAAGCAGGGGAACAACGACTTTGCCGGTCACCAACCCATAAAGTACCAGGGCTGCGGTCACGACCACGACATACGACCACAGCGAATCAGATTTTCCTTCAACCGCAGCAAAAACGCTGTCCAGGGCCAAAATCCCCCAGCCGGCCACATCGGTAAGAATGGCAGCGGTAATGACGGGGGGAATGATGGCCAGGTGAAGCATTTTTAAATCTTCAATGATTCGCACAATGACCGGCAGAGCGGATACCGCCAGCGCCGTTCCCATAAAGATATTAAATAAAAGACGATCGGTTTGTGGCGCCAGTTCAGCATGGACCGAATTCCCCGCTAACAGGCCACCGATAAACGGGAGCAGCATGCCCAGTAACGCTATTTTTAACGCAGCGATAGTCTGCTTACGACGGCCATGATTATGACCATGGAAATGCGACAACCCAATATCGAACATGAGCAAAATCATGCCCAGATTCGCCAGCTTATCAATGGTTGTCAGCGACTCCTGGCTAAATAAAGACGTTTGAAATGAGAACACAGACATTATCCCGGGAAAGAAAGTCGGTCCCAATAAAACGCCTGCAGCAATATGGCCAATAACCTGTGTCTGACCTATCTGCTCCATAAGTTTGCCCACGACATAGCAGGCAAAAACAATTACCGAAAGCTGAATAATAAACATGGGTATCCCCGCCAATGCTAGCGTTGAATTTAATGATATTAAAAGTGTTTAGTTCGAAACGTGGGTGACGCTATTCTCGTTAAAATGCCCTATCGCGGTGGTTATCATCGCTATCATCACCATGACGAGGCTCAGTAAACAGATGCCCTGCCAGTCCCACCTTTCATAAACCCACGGGCCGGTAACGGACCCGGCTGCGCCCAATGCATAATAAAAGAACATATAAAGCGCATAGAGGCTGCTTCTTTTATCCGGATGTAATCCGAGTACCCGCGTCTGGTTAGCCACCTGCGCGGCAAAACACCCTAAATCGAATAATATTATGCCCAGCGTAATTCCCGGTAAGGACGCAGGAAAAAGAAACAGTATGGCTATTCCCACAACCACGAATACCATTCCGCCAAAAATCACGCTGCGACATCCGAAACGGTCAGCCAGTTTTCCCGCATAGTTCGCCAGTACAAGACCGACGATACCCGCCAGGCCAAATAATCCGACAGTTCCCGCAGGCAGACGGAGTGGCGGCCTTTGCAGATGAAGCATAATGGTCACCCATAGCAGGCTAAAGACGAAAAACCATGCCTCTCCGGTGACGGCAGATTCAATAAGCCGCACGTTACGCAGTAAGCCCGGCAGTTGCGCCATGACGCTCAAATACCCCGTCTCCCTTGCGGGTTTAACGTCAGGCAGGCATCTGAAGGACAGCAGCGCCATGGTGGCCATAACGGCTGCGACGATGGCCAGCATTCCTCGCCAGCCAAGCGCATCGGACAGACTGCCGCCCACTAGCCTCGCGAGCAGTATTCCTGCCGAAATGCCCATCGTGATCAGTCCGACCGTAGCGCCTTTTGGCGTAACGTGAAATCCAAGCGCATTCAGCTGCACTGCGCTTGTCGCCATGGCGCCTGTCACGATCCCTGCGCTAAAAAGGAGCAACGGCTGACGGGTCAGTGAAGCGGCGAAGAGCGCAAGTGAGAGGAGAATAAACTGACAAATAATCAGTTTCTTACGGTTAACGCTGTCTCCAAGCGGAACAAGAAACAGTATTCCCAGCATATAACCTATTTGCATGCTCGCCGCGATGAAGCCGGTATAAAACAGAGGCAGCTGCAAAGATGCTGCGATAGCGGGCAATACGGGCTGGAGAATATAGTTATTTGCCATAGCCGTACCGGCCGCGATGCTGGCGAACCAGATAAATAACGGCGAAACCGCATTTTCTTGTGCGATATCACTCATTAATTGCCCCCTGTCTTTTTTTTGCCACAATATCAATTGCAACTTTCATTTTTTTCTCGGGAAACGGTAGGACATGCAATAACGTAAATGCAGGTCGGGAATCACGGAAATAGTGTCCATGGATACGCGCTACCTGCTGCCATTCTTCAATTTCAGTCAGATAAAGCCTGCTTTGTATTACGTCGTCTATTGCATAACCACTGGATTCAAGTATCCCCCTGATCTTATTTAGAACACATTCCGTTTGCCGTGAGATATCATCCGATTCAATCTCACCACAAGAATTAAGAGGTCCCGTTTTCGAAATATATAGCCAACCGTCTGCTTCTACCGCTCGCGAGAAACCGAAAGCCTCCTCCCAGCTGCTGCCGGAAGTAATAAGTCTTTTTGATTCCACAATGTCATGCCTTTCATCACTGGGTGAAACAAACATATTACAACCCGATCAAATTTGTCCAGAAAAAATAACAAAAAAAATTAACCAAAATTTATCAGGTAATTAAGTAAGCGTTTCCTGGATAAGCTGTAAGCACAGCTAACCAATCAACATCCAAATTAATAAAATTAAATGATCGATAAGACGGTAAATATCCCGCAGACAGCCGTAATTAAATGAGTTAAGCATTAAAATAATGACTCTTTTATTTAGCTGGGGGGTTTTACCGCATGCAAATATTCCCCCCCACCTAAAAGAATAATATTTCGTTATTTATTCTTATATGTAACCTCATGGAAAATATGAGAAATATTTAAATATAAGACAATCTTATGACGTCATAGGTTAGGGGTATTCAGCAGGGTATTCTTGAGAACTCGCGGGCAGGAAATTAAACGGTTTCAATAAAAAAGCCTGCTTTAATTGCAGGCTTTTGCTTCTCGTCGACCAAGACGGGTGCTAAAAGGAGCTTAAATCTGATAATCAATCGCCACTTCTTCCGGCTCCATCACCTGACGTTTAATCTCATCAACGGACAGCCCGGCGTTACAGAGTTCGATAAAGCGCCATACATAGTTGCGCTGCAGCTGTCCGCGCTTCAGGCCGAGCCAGACGGTGTTGGCGTCAAACAGGTGACGCGTATCAAGACGCACCAGGTTTCCGTCTTCGCGCTCTCCGCTGGACTGTTCCGCCACCAGGCCAATGCCCAGACCCAGCTCGACGTAGGTTTTAATCACGTCAGAATCCTGCGCGCTCAGCACCACGTCCGGCGCGAGCCCTTTGCGGTTGAAGGCTTCATCAATGCGCGACCGTCCGGTAATGCCCTGGCGGTAGGTAATCAGCGGCCATTTGGCAATGTCTTCCAGCGTCAGGGGCGAAACCTGATTCAGCGGATGATCGACCGGGAGTAACAGGCTGTGATGCCAGCGGAACCAGGGGAACGCCGCCAGCAGCGGGTCGTTGCTCAGGCGCTCGCTGGCAATGCCGATATCCGCCCCACCGTTTTGCAGCAGCACTTCAATTTCCTGCGGCGTACCCTGGATAAGCTCCAGACGGACGTCAGGGAAAAGTTCGCGGAACGCTTTAATCACCGGCGGCAGGCTGTAGCGCGCCTGGGTGTGGGTGGTGGCGATGGTGAGCACGCCCGAGGCGTCATTGGTGAAGAGGTCAGCCAGACGACGCACGTTGCTGGCCTCGTTGAGGATCCGCTCAGCGATGGTGAGCAATGCCTTACCCGGCTCCGTCATGCCGAGCAGCCGCTTGCCGCGACGGATGAAGATCTCTATGCCGAGCTCCTCTTCCAGCTCGCGAATGTGGCGGCTGACGCCGGACTGAGAGGTATAAAGCATATTGGCGACTTCGGTCAGGTTATAGTCCCGCCTGGCCGCCTCACGGATAATTTTAAGTTGCTGGAAATTCACGATTCACTCCGGCGCATCTGACATAGCTCTATTGTTAGAGTCAGCCGTGCCGCAGAACAAATAATAAAAACCAGCATCTTATGCTTTTATGGAATATCAGCTCACGAGCTGAAGTTCACGGTTCTCAAGCGATGGCTTGCTGACCAGCGACATCAAAATCTCTTTTACCGCCTGCGCCTGCGGCGACAGCGAACCGCGTGCGGACATGTTCAGCGACAGCGGCAGGCTCATCGTCGGCGTGGTGATGCGGGCCATCCAGCCGTTTGCCGCACCGCACAGCGAGCGCGCGGCGGATTCTGGCAGAACGGTAACGCCCATGCCGCTGGCAATGGCCGCGGTAAGGGTAGAGATAGAGTCAATTTCGCCGATAATTTTCGCCGTCAGGCGGCGCAGGGAGAACGCCTCGTCCACGCGCACGCGCACGGCGCTGTAGTCGCGCGGCAGGTAGAGGTTCATCTCTGCCACGGCGGTAAGGTCGACGCTCTGTCCCGGGCAGTCGCGGGTGCCCACAAGGTAGAGATCCTCTTTCAGCAGCGGCTGGCTGGTGATCCCGGCGACAGGCGAGCGATCGTAAAGCACCGCCATGTCCAGCTGGCCGCTCAGCAGTTTGTCATTCAGGACAGAACCGCTGTTTTCGTGCAGGTACACCAACACTTCCGGCAGCTCCGCGCGGACGGCCTGCAGCAGCGGCATGGTGATAGACGATGCGGCCGTTCCCGGTGCCAGACCGATGGAAACGTGTCCGCTCAGGGTCTGGCCGACGTTATTTA from Enterobacter chengduensis includes:
- a CDS encoding beta-ketoacyl synthase N-terminal-like domain-containing protein; this translates as MMTTTTYVANVVGMGWTTASGDRIEDVFQTLLEKQTGIAPAPSDRSLRTDLAAMLPGEWPAEMREKLIGLTKRTARRALEDSGAAEPVPEERRFLIVGTSLGFRLDSEAFWREPLDGWVNEVAESLGMEGIALSTACSSGSDALLLGAHLIATGQADLCVCGGADILTDSKRLAHSALGTLSLSTLKSFDATHEGTILGEGAGFLVLQREGGSAPRVLARLVGAGASNDAAGLTAPDEQGNGIRLALQRVLTQAGLEPGDIALINAHGSGTLTNDRVESNAYNQFFTHRPWVFATKGNFGHTLGATGALEAIALIHSLNAGTIPPVYELKKPIEGLRFNLPAAQPQPLTGKTGLSMTIGFGGFNTCLIFTVM
- a CDS encoding class I adenylate-forming enzyme family protein; the encoded protein is MLTRAEECAAFVPYEPAGLFSPVQATSAVGTSGTEGESYQYYVDYWQRQSLEPGRVVLIAMPNCPDLMYMFFAVLNSGFVPALIPPLTPAERILQMLEDFAAGALVRTPVQPGRWQELGVSEAEPLGRWQVGKCRDGGPVQTQPGQVVIATSGTSSSFSSGCVHHFDSLRRNALRHAKSIGMSASDRVLISLPMCYSTALVAQMIAALETGCEIVISGPPFSVPHYLDDLQRYGVTLSSLTPVLLRQLNAWETTLPPGLNKLTIGGDLAAPNEVEAFLVRQPWLELYLTYGISEAGPRVSTCPAHLLGRGYYASAGRPIDQTEVRILPGADGQDGQGELLISSDTLLVKRIGRGNRQTFIELDGKRWLRTGDIFFQDADGFLFFKGRISDFIVIRDEKVNIGAVKQLCREIKGVMTCKTHIVNEGDQIAGFDIVLTCDESVINETNCQQHSASLLKKLKRHERPRNINFVYCGAASLTQYK
- a CDS encoding acyl carrier protein, translated to MKLDMPVIVDRIKEIIADRIGLDVEREDIADETGLASMVGMDSIGFVELRFQCEEEFNIKVEDKEFSPANFYSCQTLSRFIMNKLGA
- a CDS encoding cation:proton antiporter; translation: MFIIQLSVIVFACYVVGKLMEQIGQTQVIGHIAAGVLLGPTFFPGIMSVFSFQTSLFSQESLTTIDKLANLGMILLMFDIGLSHFHGHNHGRRKQTIAALKIALLGMLLPFIGGLLAGNSVHAELAPQTDRLLFNIFMGTALAVSALPVIVRIIEDLKMLHLAIIPPVITAAILTDVAGWGILALDSVFAAVEGKSDSLWSYVVVVTAALVLYGLVTGKVVVPLLNRYAHKPEMRFPAIIFWILVSAWGAEYLHLHSGFGALLAGSMFARIPGLAKQWHASMNGFMHYLLLPVLFVSAGLKTHFDFSMATQDIAWIIGFTLLAFITKFSGALLGARISGYTLREASMIGALMNTRGLMELVVLSIGLELHLISQRVYSIMVIVALVVTATTPPILRWLNKESSSAVVNKTLENIKG
- a CDS encoding MFS transporter, which gives rise to MSDIAQENAVSPLFIWFASIAAGTAMANNYILQPVLPAIAASLQLPLFYTGFIAASMQIGYMLGILFLVPLGDSVNRKKLIICQFILLSLALFAASLTRQPLLLFSAGIVTGAMATSAVQLNALGFHVTPKGATVGLITMGISAGILLARLVGGSLSDALGWRGMLAIVAAVMATMALLSFRCLPDVKPARETGYLSVMAQLPGLLRNVRLIESAVTGEAWFFVFSLLWVTIMLHLQRPPLRLPAGTVGLFGLAGIVGLVLANYAGKLADRFGCRSVIFGGMVFVVVGIAILFLFPASLPGITLGIILFDLGCFAAQVANQTRVLGLHPDKRSSLYALYMFFYYALGAAGSVTGPWVYERWDWQGICLLSLVMVMIAMITTAIGHFNENSVTHVSN
- a CDS encoding Rid family hydrolase; translation: MFVSPSDERHDIVESKRLITSGSSWEEAFGFSRAVEADGWLYISKTGPLNSCGEIESDDISRQTECVLNKIRGILESSGYAIDDVIQSRLYLTEIEEWQQVARIHGHYFRDSRPAFTLLHVLPFPEKKMKVAIDIVAKKRQGAINE
- the cbl gene encoding HTH-type transcriptional regulator Cbl, which encodes MNFQQLKIIREAARRDYNLTEVANMLYTSQSGVSRHIRELEEELGIEIFIRRGKRLLGMTEPGKALLTIAERILNEASNVRRLADLFTNDASGVLTIATTHTQARYSLPPVIKAFRELFPDVRLELIQGTPQEIEVLLQNGGADIGIASERLSNDPLLAAFPWFRWHHSLLLPVDHPLNQVSPLTLEDIAKWPLITYRQGITGRSRIDEAFNRKGLAPDVVLSAQDSDVIKTYVELGLGIGLVAEQSSGEREDGNLVRLDTRHLFDANTVWLGLKRGQLQRNYVWRFIELCNAGLSVDEIKRQVMEPEEVAIDYQI
- the nac gene encoding nitrogen assimilation transcriptional regulator NAC, with the protein product MNLRRLKYFVKIVDIGSLTQAAEVLHIAQPALSQQVATLEGEMDQQLLIRTKRGVTPTEAGKILYTHARTILRQCEQAQLAVNNVGQTLSGHVSIGLAPGTAASSITMPLLQAVRAELPEVLVYLHENSGSVLNDKLLSGQLDMAVLYDRSPVAGITSQPLLKEDLYLVGTRDCPGQSVDLTAVAEMNLYLPRDYSAVRVRVDEAFSLRRLTAKIIGEIDSISTLTAAIASGMGVTVLPESAARSLCGAANGWMARITTPTMSLPLSLNMSARGSLSPQAQAVKEILMSLVSKPSLENRELQLVS